Below is a genomic region from Neisseria zoodegmatis.
GTTAACGGTTGCAATACATACACTTGCGCGCGGCTGAGTAGGGCGGGGTTGACTTCGAAAGAGGGGTTTTCGGTGGTGGCGCCGATGAAGGTTAACAGGCCGCTTTCGACGTGCGGCAAAAAGGCGTCTTGCTGGGCTTTGTTGAAACGGTGGACTTCATCGACAAACAAAATAGTTGCGCGACCTTGCTGCAAGGCGATTTCTGCTTTGTCGATGGCTTCGCGGATGTCTTTCACGCCTGAAAATACCGCCGACACAGGCAGAAACTGGGCGTTGAAGCTTTGCGCCAAAATCCGCGCCAAGGTGGTTTTGCCGACGCCGGGCGGTCCCCACAGTAGCATGGAATGCGGTTTGCCGCCTTCAATCGCCACGCGCAAAGGTTTGCCTTCGCCGATAAGGTGCTGTTGCCCGATCACTTCGTCAAGCGAGTGCGGGCGCAGGCGTTCGGCTAAGGGGGCGTCGGGTTGGCGGGAAAAGAGGTCGGTCATGGCTCGGTTTTCTGTTCAGACGGCCTTTATTATAGCGGAGAAAGTGCAGAGTGATGTCGGCCGGCTTGCAGCAAGATGAAGTTTCGTCGCCATAACCGTGTAAGCGGCAGCACGATGTTGTACAATACCGCCTTGGTGGGTTTCAGACGGCCTCTCGATTGGCGAGCCGTTTGTTTTTAGAAAGAAAATGTATGAAGAAAACAGCAGGATTGGTGGGAATGTTGTTGCTCGGTGCCTGTGCCGGCGGCGCAAACGGTATGTTGTCAAGTAATTCGATTGTGAAATCGGTGGTTGATAACCAATGCCGTATAGAGTTGAACAAACGCAGCGAATGGAAATTGGCATCGTTGGTGATGACGGCCCAACAGCAGCGCGAATGGGAAGACAAAATCTGCGGCTGTGCCGGCGAAGAAGTATTCAATCATGTGACGACCGACGAATTAATTAAGATTGCCAACCCCGATACCCGTGTGGAAGCCGCCGCTTCGGTAACCGCGAAAACCGTTACCGCCTGCGTGAAACGCTTGATACGCTAAACCTGTTTTTCAGACGGCCTCTGTCGCAAGGCAGGCCGTCTGAAAATAAAATAAGATATAAGCCCGCTTTCGGGCATGAAATTTTCCAAACCATCTCACGAAATACAAGAAGAAATCATGAAATATATCAGCACCCGCGGCCAAACCGCACATAAAGCATTCAGCGAAGTTTTATTGATGGGTCTCGCCCCCGACGGCGGCCTGATGATGCCCGAAAGCTATCCGCAGGTTGACGGGCAAACGCTGGAAAAATGGCGCGGCTTGAGCTATCCCGAATTGGCTTTTGAAATCATGAGCCTGTTTGTGACCGATATTCCCACCGACGACCTGCGCGACATCATCAACCGCACTTACACCGCCGAAGCTTTCGGCACGGCAGAAATCACGCCGGTGCGCACGCTTTCAGACGGCATCAAAATCCAAGCCCTCTCCAACGGCCCGACGCTCGCGTTTAAAGACATGGCCATGCAGTTTCTCGGCAACGCGTTTGAATATGTGCTGAACAAAGAAGGCAAACAGCTCAATATCCTCGGTGCCACCAGCGGCGACACCGGCTCGGCGGCCGAATACGCACTGCGCGGCAAAAAAGGCATTCATGTATTCATGCTGTCGCCCGAAGGGAAAATGAGTGCTTTCCAACGCGCACAGATGTTCAGTCTGCAAGACGAGAATATCCACAATATCGCCGTAAAAGGTATGTTTGACGATTGCCAAGACATCGTTAAAGCCGTGCAAAATGACGCTTCTTTCAAAGAGCAATACCATATCGGCACGGTCAACTCCATCAACTGGGGGCGCATCGTTGCCCAAGTGGTGTATTACTTTGCCGGCTATTTCAACGCAACCCACAGCAACGAGCAAAAAGTCAGTTTCTGCGTGCCCAGCGGCAACTTCGGCAATGTATGCGCCGGCCACATTGCCCGCCAAATGGGACTGCCTATCCACCGCCTGATTGTGGCGACCAATGAAAACGACGTGTTGGACGAGTTTTTCAAAACCGGCGAATACCGCCCGCGTACCGCCGATCACACTATGGTAACTTCCAGCCCGTCTATGGATATTTCCAAAGCCTCCAACTTCGAGCGTTTTATTTTCGATTTGGTTGAGCGCGATGCCGCACAAGTGGAAGCCTTGTGGGCGGAAGTGGGCGCAGGCAAAGGCTTCGACCTGAATTGGCTGCTGGAAAAAGTGCACCAACGCTACGGTTTCGTATCCGGCAAGAGCCTGCACAAAGACCGTTTGCGCATCATCGCCGAAGTGTATCAAGCCGACGGCGAACTCATCGACCCGCATACCGCCGACGGTGTGAAAGTGGCGCGCGAAGTGCGCGAAGCGGGCGAAACCATCGTTTGTTTGGAAACCGCATTGGCGGCCAAGTTTGAAGACACCATTCGCGAAGCCGTGGGCGACGTGCAAATCCCGCGCCCCACCGGTTTGGAAGGCTTGGAAAAACTGCCGCAACGCGTTCAAGTCGTGCCGAACAATGCGGACATCGTTAAAGCCATCATTCGTGAAACTTTAGATCAATAAAGGTGTTCAGGCCGTCTGAAACGTTTTAGCGAAACTCGCACAGCTCGTTTTGGCGAAGCTCGCAAAGTTCGCTTTCAGACGGCCTGAGACCTTTGCAAAACCCGCAGATGTGGATGCAGTTCAAGGCGTAGCAGCGCAGCGAGTGCAGACATATCATACAGATAGGCAAACGAGCGAGCAGCGCACAACGCAGAAATGCGCCGCAGATGAGGGTTTTGCAAAGGTTTCGGCCTTTGAGATAAACGGAACAACGGTTCGCCAACCGGATATCGGTACAGCCCTCTGCGGCTGTTTCGTGCTATCTGCAAACATTGTGATGAAAAATATTTTTGTTTAGAATGACATGTTTGCGCTCAA
It encodes:
- the thrC gene encoding threonine synthase — its product is MKYISTRGQTAHKAFSEVLLMGLAPDGGLMMPESYPQVDGQTLEKWRGLSYPELAFEIMSLFVTDIPTDDLRDIINRTYTAEAFGTAEITPVRTLSDGIKIQALSNGPTLAFKDMAMQFLGNAFEYVLNKEGKQLNILGATSGDTGSAAEYALRGKKGIHVFMLSPEGKMSAFQRAQMFSLQDENIHNIAVKGMFDDCQDIVKAVQNDASFKEQYHIGTVNSINWGRIVAQVVYYFAGYFNATHSNEQKVSFCVPSGNFGNVCAGHIARQMGLPIHRLIVATNENDVLDEFFKTGEYRPRTADHTMVTSSPSMDISKASNFERFIFDLVERDAAQVEALWAEVGAGKGFDLNWLLEKVHQRYGFVSGKSLHKDRLRIIAEVYQADGELIDPHTADGVKVAREVREAGETIVCLETALAAKFEDTIREAVGDVQIPRPTGLEGLEKLPQRVQVVPNNADIVKAIIRETLDQ
- a CDS encoding lipoprotein signal peptidase, which encodes MQNPHLRRISALCAARSFAYLYDMSALAALLRLELHPHLRVLQRSQAV